In the Mycobacteriales bacterium genome, one interval contains:
- a CDS encoding methylated-DNA--[protein]-cysteine S-methyltransferase, which translates to MSGESYAIAETVIGPVGIVWGPDGVRGVQLPERTAAATRDRMLKLHPDAQPATPPESVQHAIDGISALVEGRPDDLRDIEVDLADVPEFDRKVYALARECGPGQTTTYGEIAGRLGDPGAARAVGQALGHNPVPLIVPCHRVLAAGGRLGGFSARGGVTTKLRLLDIEGAEPGGQPALF; encoded by the coding sequence GAGAGTTATGCGATCGCCGAGACCGTGATCGGCCCGGTCGGCATCGTGTGGGGCCCGGACGGCGTGCGCGGCGTGCAGCTGCCGGAGCGGACCGCTGCCGCCACGCGGGACCGGATGCTGAAGCTGCACCCGGACGCCCAACCGGCGACACCGCCCGAGTCGGTGCAGCACGCGATCGATGGGATCTCGGCTCTGGTCGAGGGCCGGCCGGACGACCTGCGCGACATCGAGGTCGATCTGGCGGACGTCCCCGAGTTCGATCGAAAGGTCTACGCGCTGGCGCGCGAGTGCGGGCCCGGCCAGACCACGACCTACGGCGAGATCGCCGGCCGGCTCGGCGATCCCGGCGCCGCCCGGGCGGTCGGGCAGGCGCTCGGACACAACCCGGTCCCGCTGATCGTGCCGTGCCACCGCGTGCTGGCGGCCGGCGGACGGCTGGGCGGCTTCTCGGCGCGCGGCGGAGTCACGACCAAGCTGCGGCTGCTCGACATCG